The window AAGCCATTTCCCGAGCCTGATCTGGTAAAGGAAATCCGGGTTGATAGAGAAACCCTGCCACCAGGGAAATATCGATCAGCTGGATACGAACGCCGCCAGATTGTCGATCTCGACATCAGCATCTTTGTCACCGAATGGCAGGCCGAAATTCTGGAGGATCAGAACGGCAAGCGTTTTGTTGCACCGTTTC is drawn from Syntrophus gentianae and contains these coding sequences:
- a CDS encoding DUF6444 domain-containing protein, whose protein sequence is MTILTNRLGLNSKNSSKPPSSDPNRKKEPKEPGTRKPGGQYGHIGTTLKPFPEPDLVKEIRVDRETLPPGKYRSAGYERRQIVDLDISIFVTEWQAEILEDQNGKRFVAPF